The Phycisphaeraceae bacterium DNA segment CCTCGCCGGACGGCCAGACACCCCACTCCGTGACCCAAAGCAGGCACTCGTCCCAGCTGCCCAGCGCTGCGATGCACTGCCGGGCGGCGTCCGCCTCATGACCGGAGCGCTTGCCTTGGGCGTACGGGATCCGCTCACGCCGAGTAGCCGCCGGCGGGCGGACCGGCCGAAGGCCGGGCGTGAGCTCGAACCCGTGCTCGGCACACCAGGTCCATGCCTCGTTGAACGATAGGAACTCCATGATTGTGACCTTCCCTCACTTTGCGTACCAAAGTCTATGAGTGTTCCTGCACCGTTGGGAGTGGCTGCCGGGACGACCGGAGCGCAGCGATGGATGCTCCAAACCGAGTCTGGTGCGCCGATTTCAAGGGCGAGTTCAAGACGCGCGACGGGAACTACTGCTATCCGCTGACGGTGACGGGCGGCTTCAGCCGCTTCCTGCTGGGGTGCCAGGGCCGCCGCTCGACGAAATGCAGCGAAGCGCGGCCTGTTTTCAAGCGACTGTTCGAGGAGTACGGATTGCCGGATCGGATCCGAGCGGACCATGGCGTTCCGTTCGCGACGAACTCGCTGGCGCGGCTGTCGAAGCTCTCTGAGTGGTGGGTGCGCCTGGGCATTCTGCCGGACCTGATCGAGCCGGCGAGTCCGCAGCAGAATGGAAGACACGAGCGGATGCATCGGACGCTGAAGGCGGAGACAGCGCGACCGCCGGCGTCAAGCATGCGATCGCAGCAGCGGAGCTTCGATCG contains these protein-coding regions:
- a CDS encoding transposase family protein — protein: MDAPNRVWCADFKGEFKTRDGNYCYPLTVTGGFSRFLLGCQGRRSTKCSEARPVFKRLFEEYGLPDRIRADHGVPFATNSLARLSKLSEWWVRLGILPDLIEPASPQQNGRHERMHRTLKAETARPPASSMRSQQRSFDRFRAEYNDERPHEALDQATPGSLYEASSRPMPSKVPVLAYPSHYELQYVSGNGGMRWGNRWVIVSICCVGEYVSLEEIDDGVWDVWFGRLTLG